Proteins encoded by one window of Orbaceae bacterium BiB:
- a CDS encoding GNAT family N-acetyltransferase, whose product MKSNSKSILIRPVVKSEHPILLELWSGSVSATHRFLTQNDIALLYQQLQAQWLDLVEIWVLEVSTEIVGFIGFDENRVEMLFIEPNHFRKGYGQQLINFAKQRSREIFLDVNEQNPQALAFYQKQGFQSIGRSETDSQGNPFPLLHLRYQ is encoded by the coding sequence GTGAAAAGCAACAGTAAGTCAATTTTAATTAGGCCAGTAGTAAAATCTGAGCATCCGATATTGCTTGAATTATGGTCTGGTTCAGTTAGTGCAACACATCGCTTTTTAACACAAAATGATATTGCTCTATTATATCAACAACTTCAAGCCCAATGGCTTGATTTGGTTGAAATTTGGGTATTAGAGGTATCGACCGAAATTGTCGGTTTTATTGGTTTTGATGAAAATAGAGTCGAGATGCTGTTTATTGAACCTAACCATTTTAGAAAAGGTTATGGGCAGCAACTTATTAATTTTGCGAAACAACGTTCTCGTGAGATCTTTTTAGATGTTAATGAACAAAATCCACAAGCACTGGCGTTTTATCAGAAACAGGGATTTCAGAGTATCGGTAGAAGTGAAACGGATTCACAAGGTAATCCGTTTCCATTGTTACATTTACGTTATCAATAA